The sequence AACGCCAACAATGCCTGCACGCTTTTTTGTGACGGAGACAGGAGGCATCAGGTCCCCTGCTTGTGTAAAAGAAGGAACCCGCTTACTCCAAAGATGATATGAATGAGCATGGCCGCAAGTAGGGGGGACAGGTACCCGACTCTGGCAAGCGACTGTAATGCTCCCCATATTCCCCATGCGACGAAGGCGATACCACAACTTGCAGGGATGGCGACGGAGAGATCTTTGCCCCATTTTTTATAAGAGAGAAGGAGTATGGGCAGGCCTAAAAAAAGGAGAGGGATGCCGAGTAATGTATAGGACAGTCTGCTATAAAAATTCGTTTCGGCCACCGCAGTTTCGCTGGCGGTTTTTTGTTCTTGAGTGGCCTGAAAAAGCTCGGTCAAAGAAAGTTCTGCTGACTGGTATTTGGGAACAAAAAAGAATTCCGGGCTTTCTGGAAAATCAAACCTTTTCTTTGTGAAGAGGGTGGTACGGTAATCGTTGGGGTTAATATTTCTCTGGATCTGGCCATTTGTTAAGTGCCATCCTTTTTTGTCCCATACTGCCTTGTCCGCAGCTATAAGGGTTTCCAGCCTGTGATCTTTGTCCCAGCTGGAGTAGGAGAAATAGAGAAAAAGATTTTTGTCGGGATAGGGCCTGGCAAAAGAATAAAACCCCTCCACCCCCTTATAGTAATACCGACCATTACGAAAAATACCAAGGGGCACCATACCTCTTACGTCCTCGTACCAGATGGTGTTGGTTGCCGCTATGGTACGCGGCAAAACCCATTGGGCCATGGCAAGGAAGAGGATGGTGGAGATTATCGAGCCAATGAGGATGGGCTTAACAATCTTTCGCAGGTGGATACCGCTGGCCATCATTGCGGTGAGTTCCTTATTATTGCTAAGCATTCCAAGAGTGATTACTCCAGAGAGTAAAATCAGGATCGGGCCCAGCATGTCAACGATAAAGGGGATGCTCAAAAGAAAAAACTTAAAGACGAGACCCATTGATTTCCCGCTTTCCATGAAGTTGTCTATTTTTTCAAAAAAGTCGACAAGGATGTAGATGGAAATGAAAGCAGCAGCCACGATAAAGAAAGTACGGGCAAACTGGGCCAGGATGTATCGATTTAGAAGTATCACAAAAATTTACCAGCGGATAAAACGATGAACCAGTAGGAATCCAATGGCCACCATCCCAAGTCCAAAAAGATTTGAAAAAGCTAGATAGGTAAAAGCCTGAAGATGTTCACCGGCTTTAAACATCTGTACGGTTTCCCGGGCAAAGGTTGAAAATGTCGTGAATCCACCGAGAAATCCTGTAAACAAAAAGAGTCTGAATTCATTGCTGATTGTAACCCGGTCAAAGAATGACCAGAGTATACCTATACATAGGCATCCGATGAGGTTGGCAAGAAAGGTTCCGACCGGAAATGTTTGAGTGTGGTACTCCCCTGCAACAAGGGCAATGAAGTACCTGCCCAGGGAACCGATTGCTCCACCTAGAGCCACTGCAATTATTTTTTCCATACTGTAAATTTTATAGAAACAGTTTCACCGCCAAATGAATAGTAGCTTGTAGAATTACCTGGATCGTAATAAATAGGGTATATTTCTGTTATTGGCATTTGTTGCAGTAGGTAACATCATAGATGGTGAACGTCAAGTATAAGGCGTGGTTAAGGATAGACGAGGTGTTGTTCAATGAAGCCCATAGTATGTTCGGTGCAGGTAGATGCACCGGCTCCAGGTCTGCACGATAATACTGCTGATCTTGACCGTTTACAGCAGGTACTGACCCAGGCTCTTGATGATGGTCGTTCGATTGGAATTCCCTATCCATGTATGACCGCAGTAGCAAGAAATTTTCGTGCGGCGAAATTTGCAGGTTGGGCCCTTTTGAACAATCTGGAACAGGGATGGGAGCTGGTTGACTTTTTTGAAGAGAGTCCCCCTGTAATTGCTGCCATGGCACTTGATCTTGGGACCACCCACCTTGAGGCCACCCTTCTCAATCTCCATAACGGGGAAATCCTGTCTCAAGGAAATCTTGAAAATGCCCAGATTGCATATGGAGCTGATATCCTCAGTCGTATTCATCACGCCACCACAAAACGAAGACAGCAGAAACCATTGGCAGCAGATTTTAAGGATCCCGGGCTTGATGAATTGCAAGGAGTCATTATTACGGCAATCAATGACCTGACAATACTTCTGGCGGGGCAGGCTGAGGTGTCTCCCAAAGAAATCCGTGCCCTTTCGGTATCTGGAAATACCACCATGGCCCATCTGTTTCTTGGTCTTGATCCCTATCATATCTGTAGAGAACCTTATATCCCGCTGTTTAACAGAGCTCAATCCATACGTGGTGAACAGCTGCAGCTGGTGATCAGTCCAATGGCTCCGGTTTGGATAATGCCATCCGTTGGAAGCTATTTTGGTGGTGATCTCATATCCGGAATTCTGGCTTCGGGTATGGCCCATTCTGAAGAAACCAGAATGCTGATTGATGTTGGAACCAACGCTGAGGTGGTTCTTGGCAACAGTGAGTGGTTGATAGCCTGTGCCGGTGCTGCCGGTCCTGCACTTGAAGGCGGGGTGGCGAAGATGGGAATGCGGGCAGGCCCCGGCGCAATTGAATTTGTTTCAATAGACCCTGACACCTATGAACTGGAGTATCGGACGATTGGAGATGTGGCTCCGAAGGGTATCTGCGGTTCGGGGCTGATAGATCTGGTAGCAGCTCTCTATCTTACAAGAATGATAGATATTCGTGGAAAATTCAGAGATCCGGATACAGAACAGGATCCGCTGAGGGCAGCATTCATGCGCGAGCACCTTGTAAGACGTGATGATGGACTCTGTTTTGTGCTGACAGGTATCAGTGCGACCGGGCTTGAAGCAGAGGTTGTACTTGCGCAGATTGATCTTGATGCCATGATACGCTCTAAAGCTGCCATGTATGCAATTTTAACCACCTTGATGAATCAGGTGGGTCTGGAATTTTCTGATCTGAAAGAGATTGTTGTGGCAGGAGCCTTTGGCCGTCATATTAACCCACAGAATGCAATGACACTTGGGATGCTTCCGGACCTTCCCATCTCTGTCTATCGGGCCATCGGAAACAGTTCCCTGCACGGAGCGGAACA comes from Desulfocapsa sulfexigens DSM 10523 and encodes:
- a CDS encoding LptF/LptG family permease, yielding MILLNRYILAQFARTFFIVAAAFISIYILVDFFEKIDNFMESGKSMGLVFKFFLLSIPFIVDMLGPILILLSGVITLGMLSNNKELTAMMASGIHLRKIVKPILIGSIISTILFLAMAQWVLPRTIAATNTIWYEDVRGMVPLGIFRNGRYYYKGVEGFYSFARPYPDKNLFLYFSYSSWDKDHRLETLIAADKAVWDKKGWHLTNGQIQRNINPNDYRTTLFTKKRFDFPESPEFFFVPKYQSAELSLTELFQATQEQKTASETAVAETNFYSRLSYTLLGIPLLFLGLPILLLSYKKWGKDLSVAIPASCGIAFVAWGIWGALQSLARVGYLSPLLAAMLIHIIFGVSGFLLLHKQGT
- a CDS encoding ASKHA domain-containing protein, producing the protein MKPIVCSVQVDAPAPGLHDNTADLDRLQQVLTQALDDGRSIGIPYPCMTAVARNFRAAKFAGWALLNNLEQGWELVDFFEESPPVIAAMALDLGTTHLEATLLNLHNGEILSQGNLENAQIAYGADILSRIHHATTKRRQQKPLAADFKDPGLDELQGVIITAINDLTILLAGQAEVSPKEIRALSVSGNTTMAHLFLGLDPYHICREPYIPLFNRAQSIRGEQLQLVISPMAPVWIMPSVGSYFGGDLISGILASGMAHSEETRMLIDVGTNAEVVLGNSEWLIACAGAAGPALEGGVAKMGMRAGPGAIEFVSIDPDTYELEYRTIGDVAPKGICGSGLIDLVAALYLTRMIDIRGKFRDPDTEQDPLRAAFMREHLVRRDDGLCFVLTGISATGLEAEVVLAQIDLDAMIRSKAAMYAILTTLMNQVGLEFSDLKEIVVAGAFGRHINPQNAMTLGMLPDLPISVYRAIGNSSLHGAEQVLLDDDARQECEKIVSSITYLELNVNQEFMIRFSGARFIPHTDPSLFPSIPQFSSMEE
- the crcB gene encoding fluoride efflux transporter CrcB, coding for MEKIIAVALGGAIGSLGRYFIALVAGEYHTQTFPVGTFLANLIGCLCIGILWSFFDRVTISNEFRLFLFTGFLGGFTTFSTFARETVQMFKAGEHLQAFTYLAFSNLFGLGMVAIGFLLVHRFIRW